The following are encoded in a window of Kitasatospora sp. NBC_01250 genomic DNA:
- a CDS encoding glycosyltransferase family 4 protein gives MTGQPPSTADQRPLRIALLSYRGDPFCGGQGVYVRHLSRELARLGHHVDVIGAQPFPVLDEVEGPGSVRLVELPSLDLYRADDPFRTPAAAELRGPVDLLEVATMWTGGFPEPLTFSLRARQYLAAHRGRYDVVHDNQTLGYGLLGLARHGFPLVTTIHHPVTEDRRLELTAAATRLRRLSLRRWYAFTRMQRRVAARLDHIITVSGSSKAGIVEQLGAAPRAVSVVPIGADTGRWSPSDEVAVVPGRIVTTSSADVPLKGLVHLVEALAKVRTERDAHLVVVCKKQGEGPVADAVRRFGLEEHIEFRTGLSDEEMVDLYRSAEVACVPSLYEGFSLPAAEAMATGTPLVATTGGAIPEVAGPDEESCLAVPPGDAGALAGALGRLLDDPALRARLGAAGRERVLAHFTWERAAELTADRYRAAIATGVGQRARSGAGWRYVA, from the coding sequence ATGACGGGGCAGCCACCCTCCACGGCCGACCAGCGGCCGCTGCGGATCGCGCTGCTCTCCTACCGCGGTGACCCGTTCTGCGGTGGCCAGGGCGTCTACGTCCGCCACCTGTCCCGGGAGCTCGCCCGGCTCGGTCACCACGTCGACGTGATCGGCGCCCAGCCCTTCCCGGTGCTCGACGAGGTCGAGGGGCCCGGCTCGGTGCGCCTGGTCGAACTGCCCAGCCTGGACCTCTACCGCGCCGACGACCCGTTCCGCACCCCCGCGGCGGCCGAACTGCGCGGCCCGGTGGACCTGCTGGAGGTCGCCACGATGTGGACCGGCGGGTTCCCCGAGCCGCTCACCTTCTCGCTGCGGGCCCGCCAGTACCTGGCCGCCCACCGCGGCCGCTACGACGTGGTGCACGACAACCAGACCCTCGGCTACGGCCTGCTGGGCCTGGCCCGGCACGGCTTCCCGCTGGTCACCACGATCCACCACCCGGTCACCGAGGACCGCCGCCTGGAGCTGACGGCGGCCGCCACCCGGCTGCGCCGGCTCTCGCTGCGCCGCTGGTACGCCTTCACCCGGATGCAGCGCCGGGTCGCCGCCCGCCTCGACCACATCATCACCGTCTCCGGCAGCTCCAAGGCCGGGATCGTCGAGCAGCTGGGCGCCGCCCCCCGGGCCGTCTCGGTGGTGCCGATCGGCGCGGACACCGGGCGCTGGTCGCCCTCGGACGAGGTCGCGGTGGTGCCGGGCCGGATCGTCACCACCTCCAGCGCGGACGTGCCGCTCAAGGGCCTGGTCCACCTGGTGGAGGCGCTCGCCAAGGTCCGCACCGAGCGGGACGCGCACCTGGTGGTGGTCTGCAAGAAGCAGGGCGAGGGCCCGGTGGCCGACGCGGTGCGCCGGTTCGGCCTGGAGGAGCACATCGAGTTCCGCACCGGCCTGAGCGACGAGGAGATGGTCGACCTCTACCGCTCGGCCGAGGTGGCCTGCGTGCCCTCGCTCTACGAGGGCTTCTCGCTGCCGGCCGCCGAGGCGATGGCCACCGGCACGCCGCTGGTGGCCACCACCGGCGGGGCGATCCCCGAGGTGGCGGGCCCGGACGAGGAGAGCTGCCTGGCCGTGCCGCCGGGCGACGCGGGCGCGCTGGCGGGCGCGCTGGGCCGGCTGCTGGACGATCCCGCCCTGCGCGCCCGGCTCGGCGCGGCAGGCCGGGAGCGGGTGCTGGCCCACTTCACCTGGGAGCGCGCCGCCGAACTCACCGCCGATCGCTACCGCGCGGCCATCGCCACCGGCGTCGGGCAGCGGGCCCGCTCGGGCGCGGGCTGGCGCTACGTCGCCTGA
- a CDS encoding class I SAM-dependent methyltransferase translates to MTETREQSVPAPEVLAAFTAADGFMPVDEGLALYAAAVEAAARTGLPVLEIGTYCGRSAILLADAARRTGTVALTVDHHRGSEEQQPGWEYHDATLVDPEVGLMDTLPRFRRTLHAAGLEQHVIALVGRSPQVAAVWGGKLALVFIDGGHTDEHASGDYQGWVPHLAADGLLVVHDVFPDPAAGGQAPYRVYLRALAEGFEEVSVTGSLRVLRRPAA, encoded by the coding sequence ATGACCGAGACCCGGGAGCAGTCCGTCCCCGCACCCGAGGTGCTCGCGGCCTTCACCGCGGCGGACGGCTTCATGCCCGTGGACGAGGGGCTGGCGCTCTACGCCGCCGCCGTCGAGGCCGCGGCGCGCACCGGGCTGCCGGTGCTGGAGATCGGCACCTACTGCGGCCGCTCGGCGATCCTGCTGGCCGACGCCGCCCGGCGCACCGGCACCGTGGCGCTGACCGTGGACCACCACCGCGGCTCCGAGGAGCAGCAGCCCGGCTGGGAGTACCACGACGCGACCCTGGTCGACCCCGAGGTCGGCCTGATGGACACGCTGCCGCGGTTCCGCCGCACCCTGCACGCGGCCGGTCTGGAGCAGCACGTGATCGCGCTGGTCGGGCGCTCGCCGCAGGTCGCGGCCGTCTGGGGCGGCAAGCTCGCGCTGGTCTTCATCGACGGCGGCCACACCGACGAGCACGCGAGCGGCGACTACCAGGGCTGGGTCCCGCACCTGGCGGCGGACGGCCTGCTGGTGGTGCACGACGTCTTCCCCGACCCGGCCGCCGGCGGCCAGGCTCCCTACCGGGTCTACCTGCGGGCGCTGGCCGAAGGCTTCGAGGAGGTCTCGGTCACCGGTTCGCTGCGGGTGCTGCGCCGCCCGGCGGCCTGA
- a CDS encoding class I SAM-dependent methyltransferase gives MLTVDFSRFPLAPGDRVLDLGCGGGRHAFECYRRGANVVALDQNAEEIAEVKRWFDAMDAAGEAPAGASAVAMEGNALALPFEDESFDKIIISEVMEHIPDDKGVLNEMFRVLKPGGLLAVTVPRWLPEKICWALSDEYHEVEGGHIRIYRGDELLDRIREAGLTPYGTHHAHALHAPYWWIKCAVGVDNDKALPVKAYHQLLVWDIVGTPVISKLTKAAEAALNPVIGKSFVAYASKPNRAGA, from the coding sequence GTGCTGACCGTCGATTTCTCCCGCTTCCCACTCGCCCCCGGTGATCGGGTGCTCGACCTGGGCTGCGGCGGCGGCCGGCACGCGTTCGAGTGCTACCGCCGCGGCGCCAACGTGGTCGCACTGGACCAGAACGCCGAGGAGATCGCCGAGGTCAAGCGCTGGTTCGACGCGATGGACGCGGCCGGCGAGGCCCCCGCCGGGGCGAGCGCGGTGGCGATGGAGGGCAACGCACTGGCGCTGCCGTTCGAGGACGAGTCCTTCGACAAGATCATCATCTCCGAGGTGATGGAGCACATCCCCGACGACAAGGGCGTGCTCAACGAGATGTTCCGGGTGCTCAAGCCCGGCGGGCTGCTCGCGGTGACCGTGCCGCGCTGGCTGCCCGAGAAGATCTGCTGGGCGCTCTCCGACGAGTACCACGAGGTCGAGGGCGGCCACATCCGGATCTACCGCGGCGACGAGCTGCTCGACCGGATCCGCGAGGCCGGTCTCACCCCCTACGGCACCCACCACGCCCACGCGCTGCACGCGCCGTACTGGTGGATCAAGTGCGCGGTCGGCGTCGACAACGACAAGGCGCTGCCGGTCAAGGCCTACCACCAGCTGCTGGTCTGGGACATCGTCGGCACCCCGGTGATCAGCAAGCTCACCAAGGCCGCCGAGGCCGCGCTCAACCCGGTGATCGGCAAGAGCTTCGTCGCCTACGCCAGCAAGCCCAACCGGGCCGGCGCGTGA
- a CDS encoding prenyltransferase, translating into MTAHEGVATPGPLLLPGVLDGPQAAATVRSILAEQRPDGAIPWFTGGHLDPWDHTEAAMALDAAGEHAAAERAYRWLADCQNPDGSWYAGYFEHGADGVSNRAVETNFCAYVAVGVWHHHLTCGDEAFLDRMWPVVRRALDFTVGAQLPGGPIAWRLAEDGTPADEALLTGSASILHALRCGLAIADYRQEPQPDWELATGRLQHAVAAHPERFLDKGRYSMDWYYPVLGSALRGPAALRRIEADWDRFVVPGLGVRCVSDRPWVTGGESAELALALWSVGDAERAVEILRWIQHLRHQDGSYWTGYVFEDDAIWPEERTTWTAGALLLAVAALRGDPATVAVFGAERLPHGLAVQGCC; encoded by the coding sequence GTGACGGCCCACGAGGGGGTGGCCACCCCCGGGCCGCTGCTGCTGCCCGGCGTGCTGGACGGGCCGCAGGCGGCTGCCACGGTACGCAGCATCCTGGCCGAGCAGCGGCCCGACGGCGCCATCCCGTGGTTCACCGGCGGCCACCTCGACCCCTGGGACCACACCGAGGCCGCGATGGCGCTGGACGCGGCCGGCGAGCACGCCGCGGCCGAGCGCGCCTACCGTTGGCTGGCGGACTGTCAGAACCCGGACGGCTCCTGGTACGCGGGCTACTTCGAGCACGGCGCGGACGGCGTCAGCAACCGCGCGGTGGAGACCAACTTCTGCGCCTACGTGGCGGTCGGCGTCTGGCACCACCACCTGACCTGCGGTGACGAGGCCTTCCTGGACCGGATGTGGCCGGTGGTCCGCCGCGCGCTGGACTTCACCGTCGGCGCCCAGCTGCCCGGCGGGCCGATCGCCTGGCGGCTGGCCGAGGACGGCACCCCCGCCGACGAGGCGCTGCTCACCGGCTCGGCCAGCATCCTGCACGCGCTGCGCTGCGGGCTCGCCATCGCCGACTACCGCCAGGAGCCCCAGCCGGACTGGGAGTTGGCCACCGGCCGGCTCCAGCACGCGGTGGCCGCGCACCCCGAGCGGTTCCTGGACAAGGGCCGCTACTCGATGGACTGGTACTACCCGGTGCTGGGCAGCGCCCTGCGCGGACCGGCCGCGCTGCGGCGCATCGAGGCCGACTGGGACCGCTTCGTGGTGCCCGGGCTCGGCGTGCGCTGCGTCAGCGACCGGCCCTGGGTGACCGGCGGTGAGAGCGCCGAACTCGCGCTCGCGCTCTGGTCGGTGGGCGACGCCGAGCGCGCGGTCGAGATCCTGCGCTGGATCCAGCACCTGCGCCACCAGGACGGCTCCTACTGGACCGGCTACGTCTTCGAGGACGACGCCATCTGGCCCGAGGAACGCACCACCTGGACGGCCGGCGCACTGCTGCTCGCCGTCGCGGCGCTGCGCGGCGACCCGGCGACGGTGGCCGTCTTCGGAGCCGAGCGGCTGCCGCACGGGCTCGCGGTCCAGGGCTGCTGCTGA
- a CDS encoding Nif3-like dinuclear metal center hexameric protein: protein MPKLSDVINALDELYPPHWAESWDAVGLVCGDPDDEVRRVLFAVDPVQPVVEEAVAWGADLLVTHHPLYLRGTTSVAASSFKGRVVHTLIRAGIALQVAHTNADHADPGVSDALAEAVGLRITGPLIPDPSDPAGRRGTGRIGELPEPLALADFAARVAAGLPATAAGVRVAGDPQRPIRRVAVCGGSGDSFFAEVRAAGVDAYLTADLRHHPASEAAEAGPDTALLDAAHWATEWPWLNLAARDLGAAAAKAGWDLTTRVSTLVTDPWTAHTPMPFDPPSAR from the coding sequence GTGCCGAAACTGTCCGACGTCATCAACGCGCTCGACGAGCTCTACCCGCCGCACTGGGCGGAGTCATGGGACGCCGTCGGCCTGGTCTGCGGCGATCCGGACGACGAGGTGCGCCGGGTGCTGTTCGCCGTCGACCCCGTGCAGCCGGTGGTCGAGGAGGCCGTGGCCTGGGGCGCCGACCTGCTGGTCACCCACCACCCCCTCTATCTGCGCGGCACCACCAGCGTGGCCGCGAGCAGCTTCAAGGGCCGAGTGGTGCACACCCTGATCCGCGCCGGAATCGCCCTGCAGGTGGCACACACCAACGCCGACCACGCCGACCCGGGCGTCTCCGACGCGCTGGCCGAGGCCGTCGGCCTGCGGATCACCGGACCGCTGATCCCGGACCCGAGCGACCCGGCCGGCCGCCGGGGCACCGGACGGATCGGCGAGCTGCCCGAGCCGCTGGCGCTGGCCGACTTCGCCGCCCGGGTGGCGGCCGGTCTGCCCGCGACCGCCGCCGGTGTGCGGGTGGCCGGCGACCCGCAGCGCCCGATCCGCCGGGTCGCCGTCTGCGGCGGCTCCGGTGACAGCTTCTTCGCCGAGGTCCGGGCCGCGGGCGTGGACGCCTACCTGACCGCCGACCTGCGCCACCACCCGGCCTCCGAGGCCGCCGAGGCCGGCCCGGACACCGCGCTGCTCGACGCGGCGCACTGGGCCACCGAGTGGCCCTGGCTGAACCTGGCCGCCCGCGACCTGGGTGCCGCCGCCGCCAAGGCCGGCTGGGACCTCACGACCCGGGTCTCCACCCTGGTCACCGACCCGTGGACGGCGCACACGCCGATGCCGTTCGACCCGCCGTCGGCCCGCTAG
- the lanL gene encoding class IV lanthionine synthetase LanL, with protein sequence MGVGIPLRPAGEPAPLGSSWRTGAPADDTLVEVARAAVAGTAAPDGGGAGGWEAAFDDFWCTVRPPEALAHPGLLPARGWKIHISAAGTVATEVLSAVAGVLAEDPCVFRFAADRERLHRINARAGDHGPACGFITVHPMDEAQFLRLLEELHLATEGLPGPAVPGTRPFAPNSRVHYRYGAVAGQRSEDVRGTGHRCPPPVADPVEGRGPATGGGAGGGRQDAGSVLVGDRYALTAAVRSGGRSRVYLGTDTSTGVPVLVKQARSRIGVDRTGAGARPALRREARLLGELAGQGLTARPLELIEQADSLLLVQEHLPGQPLGSWVAARLSPGSAPGVPWEQAGPMALALTDLLTRVHAHGLVLRDLSPDSVLVAPTPRGPQLRLADLERACPAGTVAGPAGAPGYRAPEQGAVGGRPPGSGESRPAEPAADLFALGGLLFLLATGHDPLLPEDLPRFRPVPERLGRWLALAARESDTARRLAPAVLGLRAEPPGRRWTLDQLRELLTRTRATPSAGAPAAPPPEQVDRVLDRVLLDGLRRLAISATPRRPDQLWPAVPGGQHADPCGVRRDTAGVLAVLARALRQPGLLPAEPRSAVELTVRQAARWVERHCAAAPLALPGPPFARSGAIWALLDAAEALGDPALGERARRLAAPVPWQRPGPARCHGAAGAGFLRLRLGDTEAALGIARELLAAAEQEACGTLRPVPKDVDADLDHVPGVAGVGAFLLAVHRATGDAAALAGAERAARTLAATACLAGAAARWPQRAGEPPGVRLAHGCGGASHAGGFLVRLWQHTGDPALREPAVAAGLALLDGHRHGGTGACRALADDGEYLLDLARATGEPRFRAGARELAQLITARATLQDGLLVLSDGTGTGCPPTHGTGSAGPLAFLLRLRHGGPRLWLDLPTDPVAAVPRPTGRFEEVSP encoded by the coding sequence ATGGGGGTGGGCATACCGCTGCGACCGGCCGGGGAGCCGGCGCCGCTGGGGAGCAGCTGGCGGACCGGGGCGCCCGCGGACGACACGCTGGTGGAGGTGGCCCGGGCGGCCGTGGCCGGCACCGCGGCGCCGGATGGCGGCGGAGCGGGCGGCTGGGAGGCCGCCTTCGACGACTTCTGGTGCACGGTGCGTCCGCCCGAGGCGCTCGCGCACCCCGGGCTGCTGCCCGCGCGGGGCTGGAAGATCCACATCAGCGCGGCCGGCACGGTCGCCACCGAGGTGCTCTCGGCGGTGGCGGGGGTACTGGCCGAGGATCCGTGCGTCTTCAGGTTCGCGGCCGACCGGGAGCGGCTGCACCGGATCAACGCGCGCGCCGGCGATCACGGCCCGGCCTGCGGGTTCATCACCGTCCACCCGATGGACGAGGCGCAGTTCCTGCGGCTGCTCGAAGAACTGCACCTGGCCACCGAGGGCCTGCCGGGTCCGGCGGTGCCCGGCACCCGGCCGTTCGCACCGAACAGCCGGGTGCACTACCGCTACGGCGCCGTCGCCGGGCAGCGGTCCGAGGACGTCCGGGGGACGGGTCACCGGTGCCCGCCGCCGGTGGCCGACCCCGTCGAGGGGAGGGGGCCGGCCACCGGCGGCGGCGCTGGAGGCGGGCGACAGGACGCAGGCAGCGTGCTGGTCGGCGACCGGTACGCGCTGACGGCGGCGGTGCGGTCCGGCGGCCGGAGCCGGGTGTACCTGGGCACCGACACCAGCACCGGCGTGCCGGTGCTGGTCAAGCAGGCCCGGTCCCGCATCGGGGTGGACCGGACGGGCGCCGGGGCCCGCCCCGCGCTGCGCCGCGAGGCCCGGTTGCTGGGCGAGCTGGCCGGGCAGGGGCTCACCGCACGACCGCTGGAGCTGATCGAGCAGGCCGACTCGCTGCTGCTCGTCCAGGAGCACCTCCCCGGCCAGCCGCTGGGCAGTTGGGTGGCGGCCCGGCTGAGCCCGGGCAGCGCGCCGGGCGTGCCGTGGGAGCAGGCCGGGCCGATGGCGCTGGCGCTCACCGATCTGCTGACCCGGGTGCACGCCCACGGGCTGGTGCTGCGCGACCTGTCCCCCGACAGCGTGCTGGTCGCACCGACGCCCCGGGGCCCGCAGCTGCGCCTGGCCGACCTCGAACGCGCCTGCCCGGCAGGCACGGTGGCCGGCCCCGCGGGCGCCCCGGGCTACCGGGCACCGGAGCAGGGGGCGGTGGGCGGGCGGCCACCGGGGTCCGGGGAGAGCCGGCCGGCCGAGCCGGCGGCCGACCTGTTCGCGCTCGGCGGCCTCCTCTTCCTGCTCGCCACCGGGCACGACCCGCTGCTGCCCGAGGATCTGCCCAGGTTCCGGCCGGTGCCCGAACGGCTCGGCCGCTGGCTGGCGCTGGCCGCCCGCGAGAGCGACACGGCGCGGCGGCTGGCCCCGGCGGTGCTCGGCCTGCGGGCCGAACCGCCCGGCCGGCGCTGGACCCTGGACCAGTTGCGGGAGCTGCTGACCCGGACGCGGGCAACGCCGTCGGCGGGCGCGCCCGCCGCGCCGCCACCGGAACAGGTCGACCGCGTCCTCGACCGGGTACTGCTCGACGGGCTGCGCCGGCTGGCCATCAGCGCCACCCCGCGGCGCCCGGACCAGCTGTGGCCCGCCGTCCCCGGCGGGCAGCACGCCGACCCGTGCGGCGTCCGGCGCGACACGGCCGGCGTGCTCGCGGTCCTGGCCCGCGCCCTGCGGCAGCCGGGCCTGCTGCCCGCCGAACCGCGCTCGGCGGTGGAGCTGACCGTGCGCCAGGCCGCGCGCTGGGTCGAACGCCACTGCGCCGCCGCGCCGTTGGCGCTGCCGGGGCCGCCCTTCGCGCGCTCCGGCGCGATCTGGGCCCTGCTGGACGCCGCCGAGGCGCTCGGCGACCCGGCGCTCGGCGAGCGGGCCCGCCGGCTGGCCGCCCCCGTCCCGTGGCAGCGGCCCGGCCCGGCCCGCTGCCACGGCGCGGCGGGTGCCGGGTTCCTGCGGCTGCGGCTGGGCGACACCGAGGCCGCACTGGGCATCGCCCGGGAGCTGCTGGCGGCGGCCGAGCAGGAGGCCTGCGGCACCCTCCGGCCGGTACCGAAGGACGTCGACGCCGACCTCGACCACGTGCCCGGCGTGGCGGGCGTCGGTGCCTTCCTGCTCGCGGTGCACCGGGCCACCGGCGACGCCGCAGCCTTGGCCGGCGCCGAGCGCGCCGCCCGCACCCTGGCGGCCACCGCGTGCCTCGCCGGCGCGGCGGCCCGGTGGCCGCAGCGCGCCGGCGAGCCGCCCGGCGTCCGCCTCGCGCACGGGTGCGGCGGCGCCTCGCACGCGGGCGGCTTCCTGGTCCGGCTCTGGCAGCACACCGGCGACCCGGCCCTGCGCGAACCGGCGGTGGCGGCGGGTCTCGCGCTGCTGGACGGCCACCGGCACGGCGGCACCGGCGCCTGCCGGGCCCTGGCCGACGACGGCGAGTACCTGCTGGATCTGGCCCGGGCCACCGGCGAGCCGCGGTTCCGGGCCGGGGCGCGCGAGCTGGCCCAGCTGATCACGGCACGCGCGACCCTGCAGGACGGCCTGCTGGTGCTGTCGGACGGGACCGGGACGGGCTGCCCGCCGACCCACGGCACCGGCAGCGCCGGACCGCTCGCCTTCCTGCTGCGCCTGCGGCACGGCGGCCCGCGGCTCTGGCTGGACCTGCCGACGGACCCGGTGGCCGCGGTCCCCCGACCCACCGGCAGATTCGAAGAGGTGTCCCCGTGA
- a CDS encoding N-acetylmuramoyl-L-alanine amidase: MKRTTRTNRADRTDRTAVTRLLAAPLGLLTLLALAGCGTSARAGADAVGALAAPSTAGTGSATTPSASPSPAPGTSPISGPASTPGAGASPSPAGPSGSPAAGKPLAGRTIVLDPGHNPGNVDHTTEINRQVDVGNAHKECDTTGTETDAGYTEAEYTLDVVHRLRDLLQGLGATVLLTQDGDRPFGPCVDERAAIGNTAHADAAISVHGDGGPASGSGFHVIMPAKVVAGKADNSAIVGPSHQLGLAIRDTFHAATGEPYADYVADQGLDTRSDLGGLNLSTVPKVFIECGNMRNAGDAGKMTDPQWRQRAAQGLADGFTRFLRPAG, from the coding sequence GTGAAGCGCACCACACGCACCAACCGTGCCGACCGCACCGACCGCACCGCCGTGACCCGCCTGCTGGCCGCGCCGCTCGGCCTGCTCACCCTGCTCGCGCTCGCCGGGTGCGGCACCTCCGCCCGGGCCGGCGCCGACGCGGTCGGCGCGCTGGCAGCGCCCAGCACGGCCGGCACCGGCAGCGCGACCACCCCGTCCGCGAGCCCCAGCCCTGCTCCCGGCACCAGCCCGATCAGCGGCCCGGCCAGCACCCCCGGCGCCGGTGCGAGCCCGAGCCCGGCCGGCCCCTCCGGCAGCCCGGCCGCCGGCAAGCCGCTGGCCGGCCGCACCATCGTGCTGGACCCCGGCCACAACCCCGGCAACGTGGACCACACCACCGAGATCAACCGCCAGGTGGACGTGGGCAACGCCCACAAGGAGTGCGACACCACCGGCACCGAGACCGACGCCGGCTACACCGAGGCCGAGTACACCCTCGACGTGGTGCACCGGCTGCGCGACCTGCTGCAGGGCCTGGGTGCCACCGTGCTGCTCACCCAGGACGGCGACCGCCCCTTCGGCCCCTGCGTGGACGAGCGCGCGGCGATCGGCAACACCGCGCACGCGGACGCCGCGATCTCCGTGCACGGCGACGGCGGCCCGGCCTCCGGCAGCGGCTTCCACGTGATCATGCCCGCCAAGGTGGTGGCCGGAAAGGCCGACAACAGCGCCATCGTCGGCCCCTCGCACCAGCTCGGCCTGGCGATCCGCGACACCTTCCACGCCGCTACCGGCGAGCCGTACGCGGACTACGTCGCCGACCAGGGCCTGGACACCCGCAGCGACCTCGGCGGCCTCAACCTGTCGACCGTCCCCAAGGTCTTCATCGAGTGCGGCAACATGCGCAACGCCGGCGACGCCGGGAAGATGACGGATCCCCAGTGGCGCCAGCGCGCGGCCCAGGGCCTGGCCGACGGTTTCACCCGGTTCCTGAGGCCCGCGGGCTGA
- a CDS encoding S9 family peptidase, which yields MTAALRTTAPALRRLSFTFAADGSHAACLAAGAEGGWYAESWRLTADAPAEPTALPLPGGRCEQLRSQLVSLPDGRVLVCRHDGERHDLVLLSAAAQPGGPAVEQPLATLRMAGLRLLPLPMDGVPAQDAPVAVALGTDPLPRTSSGGGPLATTTAWLVYADGRAPGRVAELPGLHGGGVWLDHDGRMLALDGVRAKLVRTVALDLRLGTATPLLEIAEHSNDRLLLCDPATGFLLLRSDAPGEDRLGWGVLGSSDPVRFPDCLHTPGQLLRPVALEPGAQRAGQSRVAVQLDRGAGSALALWRPAAGQLEPLAVPPGRLGGIGHWSPAGLRMPYSAPDHPAALAALQVDLLRGQAAPPLTPVASGLAPGLANSRAGAAASGRPWSADPPWPAGAVTAPPRAGWRLDGSAAPAGGGAWHGARCLELPGPAGPLEAVVYGGEGWLSSPRLVLALHGGPADAWRLEFDPALQRMAAAGLAVLAPNQRGSTGYGSEHAMAIRGAWGGPDLADVLTLLADVATRRAALGLAPPALFGVSYGAFLALLACAHAPREQVARCAVVAPFLSGARLLAEAAAPVRSLAARLGGDEPIEDAYGPRDVLALAERLTARLLIVHGDRDEAVPVSQSRALRHALLRLGRVEGTDFRYVEAVGAGHEVLAEEGSAVLHELLAGFLHGDRTA from the coding sequence GTGACCGCCGCCCTGCGCACGACGGCGCCGGCCTTGCGCCGGCTGAGCTTCACCTTCGCCGCCGACGGCTCGCACGCCGCCTGCCTGGCGGCCGGCGCCGAAGGCGGCTGGTATGCCGAGAGCTGGCGGCTGACCGCCGACGCGCCGGCCGAGCCGACCGCCCTGCCGCTGCCCGGCGGCCGGTGCGAGCAACTGCGCTCGCAGCTGGTGTCGCTGCCGGACGGACGGGTGCTGGTCTGCCGCCACGACGGCGAGCGCCACGACCTGGTGCTGCTGTCCGCCGCGGCGCAGCCCGGCGGGCCCGCGGTGGAGCAGCCGCTGGCGACCCTGCGGATGGCCGGTCTCCGTCTGCTCCCCCTGCCCATGGACGGTGTTCCCGCGCAGGACGCGCCGGTGGCCGTGGCGCTCGGGACCGATCCCCTCCCCCGCACCAGCAGTGGCGGCGGCCCGCTCGCGACCACCACCGCCTGGCTGGTGTACGCCGACGGCCGCGCCCCGGGCCGGGTCGCCGAACTGCCCGGACTGCACGGCGGCGGCGTCTGGCTGGACCACGACGGCCGGATGCTCGCGCTGGACGGGGTGCGCGCCAAGCTGGTGCGGACCGTCGCGCTCGATCTGCGGCTCGGCACGGCGACCCCGCTGCTGGAGATCGCCGAGCACAGCAACGACCGGCTGCTGCTCTGCGACCCCGCCACCGGCTTCCTGCTGCTGCGCAGCGACGCCCCCGGCGAGGACCGGCTCGGCTGGGGCGTCCTGGGCAGTTCCGACCCGGTGCGCTTCCCCGACTGCCTGCACACCCCCGGGCAGTTGCTGCGGCCGGTGGCGCTGGAGCCCGGGGCGCAGCGGGCAGGGCAGAGCCGGGTGGCCGTCCAGCTCGACCGCGGCGCGGGCTCGGCGCTGGCCCTGTGGCGGCCGGCCGCCGGGCAGTTGGAGCCGCTGGCGGTGCCGCCGGGGCGGCTCGGCGGCATCGGTCACTGGTCGCCGGCCGGGCTGCGGATGCCGTACTCCGCTCCCGACCACCCGGCCGCCCTCGCCGCGCTCCAGGTCGACCTGCTGCGCGGCCAGGCGGCGCCGCCGCTGACACCGGTGGCCAGCGGGCTGGCGCCGGGCCTGGCCAACTCCCGCGCCGGGGCGGCGGCGAGCGGGCGGCCGTGGTCCGCCGACCCGCCGTGGCCGGCCGGTGCCGTGACGGCGCCGCCGCGGGCCGGCTGGCGGCTGGACGGCAGCGCCGCCCCCGCCGGTGGCGGCGCCTGGCACGGTGCACGCTGCCTGGAACTGCCCGGTCCCGCCGGGCCGTTGGAGGCGGTGGTGTACGGCGGCGAGGGCTGGCTGAGCAGCCCTCGGCTGGTGCTCGCGCTGCACGGCGGTCCGGCCGACGCCTGGCGGCTGGAGTTCGACCCCGCGCTGCAGCGGATGGCCGCCGCGGGCCTGGCGGTGCTGGCGCCCAACCAGCGCGGCAGCACCGGCTACGGCAGCGAGCACGCGATGGCGATCCGTGGCGCCTGGGGCGGTCCCGACCTGGCCGACGTGCTCACCCTGCTGGCCGACGTCGCGACCCGGCGCGCGGCGCTGGGCCTGGCGCCGCCCGCCCTGTTCGGGGTCAGCTACGGCGCGTTCCTGGCGCTGCTCGCCTGCGCCCACGCGCCGCGTGAACAGGTGGCGCGCTGCGCGGTGGTGGCCCCGTTCCTGTCCGGCGCGCGCCTGCTGGCCGAGGCCGCCGCGCCGGTGCGCTCGCTGGCCGCCCGGCTCGGCGGCGACGAGCCGATCGAGGACGCCTACGGCCCGCGTGACGTCCTGGCACTGGCCGAGCGGCTGACCGCACGGCTGCTGATCGTCCACGGCGACCGGGACGAGGCCGTCCCGGTCAGCCAGTCCCGCGCACTGCGGCACGCGCTGCTGCGCCTGGGCCGGGTGGAGGGCACCGACTTCCGCTACGTGGAGGCGGTCGGCGCGGGCCACGAGGTGCTGGCCGAGGAGGGCTCGGCGGTCCTGCACGAGCTGCTGGCCGGCTTCCTGCACGGCGACCGGACCGCGTAG